Proteins from a genomic interval of Deinococcus aerophilus:
- a CDS encoding class I SAM-dependent methyltransferase has product MTAADHPAPLRVQIGAGEQRWEGWIPTGREELDLLDRATWAAWFGDCRADALLCEHVWEHLSEEQGRAAARVCFEFLNPGGFLRVAVPDAHFPDAEYQRTVQVGGPGPRDHPAADHQVVYDAARLAGVFTQAGFTVDLLEYCDAQGRFHYHGWDVDTGPIYRSLLLDHRNREGRLGFVSIVLDAKKPGQIPG; this is encoded by the coding sequence GTGACGGCGGCAGACCACCCGGCACCGCTGCGGGTCCAGATCGGGGCGGGCGAGCAGCGCTGGGAAGGCTGGATTCCCACCGGGCGCGAGGAACTGGATCTGCTCGACCGCGCCACCTGGGCCGCGTGGTTCGGAGACTGCCGGGCCGATGCGCTGCTGTGCGAACACGTCTGGGAACATCTGAGCGAGGAACAGGGTCGCGCCGCCGCCCGGGTGTGCTTCGAGTTTCTCAACCCCGGCGGTTTTCTGAGGGTGGCGGTCCCGGACGCCCACTTTCCGGACGCCGAGTACCAGCGCACGGTGCAGGTGGGGGGACCCGGGCCGCGCGACCACCCCGCCGCCGACCATCAGGTCGTGTACGACGCGGCGCGGCTGGCCGGCGTGTTCACGCAGGCGGGTTTCACGGTGGACCTGCTGGAGTACTGCGACGCGCAGGGCCGCTTTCATTACCACGGCTGGGACGTGGATACGGGGCCGATCTACCGCTCGCTGCTGCTCGACCACCGCAACCGCGAGGGGCGGCTGGGCTTCGTGTCCATCGTGCTGGATGCGAAGAAGCCCGGACAGATTCCGGGATGA
- a CDS encoding DinB family protein: MTPTDQTPENHVPQHWLEGILDILKEAVEGGAPGQGTAFVDGTAAGGDSNHGLLATLDSLSAAQASRDVHGTSIVGHARHTAFHLEVMVRWEQAGDRGPFDWKGSFLPAQVDDAGWDEVRVRVRAAYDALMAFARTQQDRPDGDLTGGLTGTVAHVAYHLGAIRQLVKAVS; this comes from the coding sequence GGCATCCTCGACATATTGAAAGAGGCGGTGGAGGGCGGCGCTCCCGGGCAGGGCACGGCCTTTGTGGACGGCACGGCGGCCGGGGGTGACAGCAACCACGGCCTGCTCGCCACCCTGGACAGCCTGAGTGCGGCGCAGGCCAGCCGGGACGTTCACGGCACCTCTATTGTTGGCCACGCCCGGCACACGGCGTTTCACTTGGAGGTGATGGTGCGCTGGGAACAGGCGGGCGACAGGGGCCCCTTTGACTGGAAGGGCAGTTTTCTGCCGGCCCAGGTGGACGACGCAGGGTGGGACGAGGTGCGCGTGCGCGTGCGTGCCGCCTACGACGCCCTGATGGCCTTTGCCCGCACCCAGCAGGACCGCCCGGATGGGGACCTGACGGGCGGGTTGACGGGGACGGTGGCCCATGTGGCCTATCACCTGGGCGCCATCCGGCAACTCGTCAAGGCGGTCTCGTGA